The following are from one region of the Cetobacterium somerae genome:
- a CDS encoding dicarboxylate/amino acid:cation symporter gives MKKIGLLPKLILAIIIGIGVGMLGMEVPIRLLATFNGIFGNFLKFSIPLIIIGFVAPGIGDLGTGAGKLLGVTTAIAYISTVLAGSFTYFVNTAVFKMILKTGSMLETADNPEHALLSGYLTINMPPIMDVMTALLMAFILGIGIAIVKGHAIKDVMNEFQKVVEGIIRNIIIPFLPLHIAGIFANMTYAGQVATILTVFSKVFAVIILLHITILLILYFIAGGMAGANPIRLLKTMLPAYFTAIGTQSSAATIPVTLNQTKENGVNTGIAEFVVPLCATIHLSGSTITLVSCAMAIMMLNGMSITFGTMFGFILMLGVTMVAAPGVPGGAVMAALGIIETMLGFPPTLTSIMIALYLAQDSFGTACNVTGDGAIAIIVNKIAGFKLEKNSKEFFDNI, from the coding sequence ATGAAAAAAATAGGTCTTTTACCAAAACTGATTTTGGCAATTATAATTGGTATTGGAGTAGGTATGTTAGGAATGGAGGTACCTATAAGATTATTAGCAACATTTAATGGTATTTTTGGAAACTTTTTAAAATTCTCAATACCGCTTATCATAATCGGATTCGTTGCACCTGGAATTGGTGATTTAGGAACTGGAGCAGGTAAGTTGTTGGGAGTAACGACAGCAATAGCATATATTTCAACAGTTTTAGCAGGTTCATTTACATATTTTGTAAATACGGCAGTATTTAAAATGATTTTAAAAACAGGATCAATGCTAGAAACAGCAGATAATCCGGAACATGCATTATTATCAGGATATTTAACAATAAATATGCCGCCAATAATGGATGTAATGACAGCATTATTAATGGCTTTTATTTTGGGAATAGGAATTGCAATAGTAAAAGGGCATGCAATAAAAGATGTAATGAATGAATTCCAAAAAGTTGTAGAAGGAATTATAAGAAATATAATTATTCCATTTTTACCACTACATATAGCTGGAATTTTTGCAAATATGACTTATGCTGGACAAGTTGCTACAATATTAACAGTATTCTCTAAAGTATTTGCTGTAATTATTTTATTACATATAACAATACTTTTAATACTTTATTTTATAGCTGGAGGTATGGCAGGAGCAAACCCAATTAGATTATTAAAAACAATGTTACCAGCGTATTTTACAGCAATAGGAACTCAATCATCAGCAGCTACGATACCAGTAACACTGAATCAAACAAAAGAAAATGGTGTAAATACAGGTATTGCTGAGTTTGTTGTACCTCTTTGTGCAACGATACATTTATCAGGAAGTACAATAACATTAGTAAGTTGTGCAATGGCAATAATGATGTTAAATGGAATGAGTATAACTTTTGGAACAATGTTTGGATTTATACTAATGTTAGGAGTTACAATGGTTGCAGCACCAGGAGTTCCTGGAGGAGCAGTTATGGCAGCGTTAGGAATTATTGAAACAATGTTAGGATTCCCTCCAACATTAACATCAATAATGATTGCCCTTTACTTAGCACAAGATAGTTTTGGAACTGCTTGTAATGTAACTGGAGATGGAGCAATAGCGATTATTGTAAATAAAATAGCAGGATTTAAACTTGAAAAAAATTCAAAAGAATTTTTTGATAATATATAG
- the hflX gene encoding GTPase HflX, with the protein MIKGNVEGVRDSILAELDTIYSMSVEKGKLVSPEIVALITDITRVINREISVSIDRKGKILEVAIGDSNSVELPILEISSKKLSGVKVIHTHPNGYSKLSMIDISALLKLKLDAILAIGVGETEITGVNIGYCKIENQELTYEEIENLSLDKVMSTDYLDKVLEIESELRKSDVVEDDSEYAIVVGVDSEESLDELEELARACDVNVAGRIFQKIKRIDNIFYIGSGKVRELALLRQIKNANLIIFDEELSGVQIKNLEAVTGCKVIDRTILILEIFARRARTREAKIQVELAQLKYRSQRLIGLGSIMSRTGGGIGTKGPGEKKLEIDRRRIKDEIFALRQELEKIKKIRALQRTKRESSGIPRVSLVGYTNVGKSTLRNLLVEMYPSDNTVKKEAVFAENMLFATLDATTRTMVLPDKRVTALTDTVGFVRKLPHDLIEAFKSTLEEVIFSDLLVHLVDASSDTVVQQIKSVENVLTELGAIDKPTILALNKCDVATDEQIEKLKELYNHMDIVEISAKNEINIDLLMDKITTSLPRTMKRVELLIPYSDSSINAYLHRNAIIESESYEAEGTLIIATVSDEVYNKCSNFIIKEI; encoded by the coding sequence ATGATAAAAGGTAATGTTGAAGGAGTTAGAGATTCTATTTTAGCAGAATTAGATACTATTTATAGTATGAGTGTTGAAAAAGGAAAACTTGTTAGTCCTGAAATTGTTGCACTTATAACTGATATAACTCGAGTTATAAATCGTGAAATTAGTGTTTCAATTGATAGAAAAGGAAAAATATTAGAAGTAGCTATTGGAGATAGCAATAGTGTTGAACTACCTATTTTAGAAATTTCTAGTAAAAAATTAAGTGGAGTTAAAGTTATTCATACTCATCCCAATGGATATTCTAAACTTTCTATGATTGATATTTCAGCTTTATTAAAGTTAAAATTAGATGCTATATTGGCTATTGGTGTAGGAGAAACTGAAATAACTGGTGTTAATATAGGATACTGCAAAATAGAAAATCAAGAACTAACTTATGAAGAAATTGAAAATTTATCTTTAGATAAAGTTATGTCTACAGATTATTTAGATAAAGTTTTAGAAATTGAATCTGAACTTAGAAAAAGTGATGTTGTTGAAGATGATAGCGAATATGCCATAGTTGTTGGTGTAGATTCTGAAGAGAGCTTAGATGAATTAGAAGAATTAGCTAGAGCATGTGATGTTAATGTTGCAGGAAGAATTTTTCAAAAGATAAAAAGAATTGACAATATCTTCTATATTGGTAGTGGAAAAGTTAGAGAATTAGCTTTACTAAGACAGATTAAAAATGCTAACTTAATAATTTTTGATGAAGAGTTAAGTGGAGTTCAGATTAAAAACTTAGAAGCTGTTACGGGATGTAAAGTTATTGATAGAACAATACTTATTCTTGAAATTTTCGCTAGAAGAGCTAGAACTAGAGAAGCTAAGATACAAGTTGAATTAGCACAACTTAAATATAGAAGCCAAAGACTTATTGGTTTAGGTAGTATTATGTCTAGAACTGGTGGAGGAATTGGAACTAAAGGTCCTGGAGAAAAAAAGTTAGAGATAGATAGAAGAAGAATTAAAGATGAAATCTTTGCTCTTAGACAAGAGTTAGAAAAAATAAAAAAAATTAGAGCTCTTCAAAGAACTAAAAGAGAAAGTTCAGGTATTCCTAGAGTTTCTTTAGTTGGATATACTAACGTAGGAAAATCAACACTTAGAAATCTTCTTGTTGAAATGTATCCAAGTGATAATACTGTTAAAAAAGAAGCTGTTTTTGCAGAAAATATGCTTTTTGCAACTTTAGATGCTACTACTAGAACTATGGTTCTTCCAGATAAAAGAGTTACTGCTTTAACTGATACTGTTGGATTTGTTAGAAAACTTCCTCATGATTTAATTGAAGCTTTCAAATCTACATTAGAAGAAGTTATTTTTTCTGATTTACTTGTTCACTTAGTTGACGCTTCAAGTGATACTGTTGTTCAACAAATTAAATCTGTTGAAAATGTTTTAACAGAATTAGGTGCAATTGATAAACCGACTATACTTGCTTTAAATAAATGCGATGTAGCTACTGATGAGCAAATTGAAAAATTAAAAGAATTATATAACCATATGGATATCGTTGAAATTAGTGCTAAAAATGAAATTAATATCGATTTATTAATGGATAAAATTACAACGTCTTTACCTAGAACAATGAAAAGAGTAGAGCTTTTAATTCCATATTCAGATAGTTCGATTAATGCTTACTTACATAGAAATGCTATTATCGAAAGTGAATCTTATGAAGCTGAAGGAACATTAATTATTGCTACTGTTAGTGATGAAGTTTACAATAAATGTTCTAATTTCATTATAAAAGAAATTTAA
- a CDS encoding cation-translocating P-type ATPase: MKDFYSKSKEELLGYFDTSEEGLKKQDLEKLKEEYGENVLNSKEKKTAIAIFLEQFKDFLVIILLVAAAISFVSGNKESTIVILAVIIMNSILGTVQHLKAEKSLESLKKMSSPKAKVIRDGQKQEINSSELLPGDIVLIEAGDVVPSDGRVLETHSLMVNESSLTGESESVEKISQTIDTTGLTVGDQKNMVFSGSLVTYGRAKILVTTIGMKTELGKIASLLDETEDAMTPLQKSLEKFGKKLSIAIIVLCIVVFFMSVARGINILDSLMFAVALAVAAIPEALGSIVTIVLAIGTQKMAKENAIIKKLHSVESLGCVSVICSDKTGTLTQNKMTVQHLYVDGKVVESEKIDLNSKIEIGLLRSAILCSDAVNNNGQEIGDPTEIALVNVGHKYNLAEVEIRNKYPRLKELPFDSDRKMMSTLNEIEGKNYLITKGAPDVVVEKAKYILREDGNIEKISEADVEKIKKANINFAEHGLRVLAFAMKEIEGIRELEFSDEDSFIFIGLISMIDPPREESKEAVKNCIRAGIKPVMITGDYKVTAKAIAKEIGIYKDGDETLNGVEIEKMSDDELMKHVERISVYARVSPEHKIRIVSAWQKLGKICAMTGDGVNDAPALKKADVGIAMGITGTEVSKDAASMILTDDNFSTIIKSVVTGRNLYANIKNSIRFLLSGNTAGILAVFYASLMGLPVIFAPVHLLFINLLTDSLPAIAIGMEPSHGDVLDEKPREANSPLLDKKLSGRILMEGMLIAIVTMIAFYLGYAKGDVGLGSTMAFSTLCLGRLFHGFNCRGNGSIIKLGITKNMFSIYAFLLGAALLYMVLLVPSFHEMFAVSDLSVMNFGEMTILAFIPTLIIQVLKYIKYDR; encoded by the coding sequence ATGAAGGATTTTTATTCGAAAAGTAAAGAGGAGTTGTTAGGATATTTTGACACTTCTGAAGAAGGATTAAAAAAACAGGATTTAGAAAAACTGAAGGAGGAATATGGAGAAAATGTACTAAACAGTAAAGAAAAGAAAACAGCAATAGCGATTTTTTTAGAGCAATTTAAGGATTTTTTAGTAATAATTTTATTAGTTGCAGCAGCAATTTCATTTGTTTCTGGAAATAAAGAAAGTACAATAGTAATTTTAGCAGTAATTATAATGAACTCAATTTTAGGTACTGTTCAACATTTAAAAGCAGAGAAATCGTTGGAAAGTTTAAAGAAAATGTCTTCTCCTAAAGCTAAAGTTATAAGAGACGGTCAAAAGCAAGAGATAAACTCATCAGAATTGCTTCCTGGAGACATAGTTTTAATAGAAGCTGGGGATGTTGTTCCTAGTGATGGTAGAGTCTTAGAAACTCATTCTTTAATGGTAAACGAGAGTTCATTAACAGGAGAGTCTGAAAGTGTAGAGAAAATATCTCAAACTATAGATACAACAGGTTTAACAGTTGGGGACCAAAAAAATATGGTTTTTTCAGGAAGTTTAGTAACTTATGGAAGAGCAAAGATATTGGTGACAACAATAGGTATGAAAACAGAGCTAGGAAAGATTGCATCATTATTGGATGAAACAGAAGATGCGATGACACCACTACAAAAATCATTGGAGAAATTTGGAAAAAAACTATCAATTGCTATAATAGTTTTATGTATAGTTGTATTTTTTATGAGTGTGGCTAGAGGAATAAATATATTGGATTCATTAATGTTTGCTGTAGCTTTAGCGGTAGCTGCAATACCAGAAGCTTTAGGATCTATAGTAACAATAGTTTTAGCAATTGGTACTCAAAAGATGGCCAAAGAGAATGCTATTATAAAAAAGCTTCACTCAGTAGAATCTTTAGGGTGTGTTTCTGTAATTTGCTCTGATAAAACAGGAACGTTAACACAAAATAAGATGACAGTTCAACACCTTTATGTAGATGGTAAAGTAGTAGAATCTGAAAAAATTGATTTAAACTCAAAAATTGAAATTGGACTCTTAAGAAGCGCTATTTTATGTAGTGATGCAGTAAATAACAATGGTCAAGAAATTGGTGATCCAACTGAAATAGCTTTAGTAAATGTGGGGCATAAATATAACTTAGCAGAAGTTGAAATTAGAAATAAATACCCTAGATTAAAAGAGTTACCGTTTGATTCAGATAGAAAAATGATGAGTACTTTAAATGAGATTGAAGGTAAAAATTATTTAATAACTAAGGGTGCTCCAGATGTTGTTGTAGAAAAAGCTAAATACATATTGAGAGAAGATGGGAATATTGAAAAAATATCAGAAGCAGATGTAGAAAAAATAAAAAAAGCAAATATAAATTTTGCAGAACATGGTTTAAGAGTTTTAGCTTTTGCAATGAAAGAGATAGAAGGAATAAGAGAATTAGAGTTTTCAGATGAAGATAGTTTTATCTTTATAGGATTAATTAGTATGATTGATCCTCCAAGAGAAGAATCTAAAGAAGCTGTAAAAAATTGTATAAGAGCTGGAATAAAACCAGTTATGATAACAGGAGATTATAAAGTTACAGCTAAGGCTATCGCAAAAGAGATAGGTATATATAAAGATGGAGATGAAACTTTAAACGGTGTTGAAATTGAAAAAATGAGTGATGATGAACTTATGAAGCATGTAGAAAGAATATCTGTTTATGCAAGAGTTTCACCAGAGCATAAAATTAGGATTGTTTCAGCATGGCAAAAATTAGGTAAAATTTGTGCTATGACAGGAGACGGAGTAAATGATGCCCCAGCACTTAAGAAGGCAGATGTAGGAATAGCTATGGGGATAACAGGAACAGAAGTTTCGAAAGATGCAGCATCGATGATACTTACTGATGATAATTTCTCTACGATAATAAAATCAGTTGTAACTGGAAGAAATTTATATGCGAATATAAAAAATTCAATAAGATTTTTATTATCTGGAAATACAGCGGGAATTTTAGCGGTATTTTATGCTTCTTTAATGGGTTTACCTGTAATATTTGCACCAGTACATCTTTTATTTATAAATTTATTGACAGATAGTTTACCTGCAATTGCTATAGGAATGGAACCTTCTCATGGAGATGTATTAGATGAAAAACCAAGAGAAGCTAATTCACCATTATTAGATAAAAAATTATCAGGAAGAATTTTGATGGAAGGGATGCTGATTGCAATTGTAACAATGATTGCATTTTATTTAGGATATGCTAAAGGAGATGTTGGTTTAGGAAGTACAATGGCATTTTCAACACTATGTTTAGGAAGATTATTTCACGGGTTTAATTGTAGAGGAAACGGTTCTATAATAAAATTAGGAATAACAAAAAATATGTTTAGTATATATGCATTTTTATTAGGAGCAGCATTATTATATATGGTTTTATTAGTTCCGTCATTCCATGAAATGTTTGCAGTATCTGATTTGAGTGTAATGAATTTTGGAGAAATGACAATATTAGCATTTATACCAACATTAATAATTCAAGTATTAAAATATATAAAGTATGATAGATAA
- the carB gene encoding carbamoyl-phosphate synthase large subunit: MLDKSIKKTLVIGSGPIIIGQAAEFDYSGTQACETLKKEGIEVVLINSNPATIMTDKAVADKIYIEPITAEFVEKVIAKERPDSILAGMGGQTALNMAVELNDKGILEKYNVRVIGTSIESIKRGEDRELFREAMDKIGEPTIESKIVETLEDGFRVAKEIGYPVVVRPAYTLGGTGGGIADNPQELEDILLKGLKLSRVGQVLIEKSILGWKEVEYEVIRDKDGNCITVCNMENIDPVGIHTGDSIVVAPSQTLSDREYQMLRTSALKIINEIGVVGGCNVQFALHPKSFEYAIIEINPRVSRSSALASKATGYPIARVATRLSLGYTLDEVVNEVTGKTFACFEPALDYIVVKIPKWPFDKFKKANKRLGTKMMATGEVMAIGNNFEAAFLKGLRSLEIGRYNLEHPVVEKMTMEELKEIVVRPDDERIFVVAEMLRRGYVKEKLQKLTGIDKFFMEKLEWLVKQEELMKKMELKDLDEKFLKNAKKKGFSDKGIAQLLNVTEQDIARKRRDYGIKPVYKMVDTCAGEFAADSSYFYSTYDQFDEVDVTDKKKVIVIGSGPIRIGQGIEFDYCTVHSIKTLRNMGIESIIINNNPETVSTDFSTADRLYFEPLVTEDVMNIIDKEKPAGVIIQFGGQTAIKLANDLRDRGVTILGTSAEMVDAAEDREKFEDIMEKLDIKRPKGKAVWDVELGKKIAAEVQYPVLVRPSYVLGGQGMEICHDEYNLVNYLKASFERDPENPVLIDKYLNGIEVEVDAICDGEDILIPGVMEHLERAGIHSGDSITIYPPQNLYEGTEKKIEEITRKIAKELKIKGMMNIQFIAYENELYVIEVNPRSSRTVPYIAKISGVPVIDIATKVIMGEKLQNLGFGTGIYKKPSVVAVKVPVFSTEKLSGVEVSLGPEMKSTGEVLGVGHTADEAIFKGLLGGGRVQNVRNRKVLLTIRDKDKDEFLPVAKSLKSLGCQLFATEGTQKYLAEKGIEATAVRKINEESPNILDLLKNREVDLLINTPTKANDAQRDGFKIRRTAIEYGVEVLTSIDTLNAIIKVQELNVDKMDLDVFDIAQI; the protein is encoded by the coding sequence ATGTTAGATAAATCGATAAAAAAGACACTGGTAATAGGATCGGGACCAATTATAATAGGACAAGCGGCAGAGTTTGATTATTCAGGAACTCAAGCATGTGAAACATTAAAAAAAGAGGGGATAGAAGTTGTATTAATAAACTCTAACCCAGCAACAATAATGACGGATAAGGCAGTTGCAGATAAAATATATATAGAGCCAATTACAGCAGAATTTGTGGAAAAAGTAATTGCAAAAGAAAGACCAGATTCTATTTTAGCTGGAATGGGTGGACAAACAGCTCTAAACATGGCAGTTGAATTAAACGATAAAGGAATACTTGAGAAGTATAATGTAAGAGTTATAGGAACATCTATTGAATCTATAAAAAGAGGAGAAGATAGAGAATTATTTAGAGAGGCTATGGATAAAATTGGAGAGCCTACAATAGAGAGTAAAATAGTTGAGACTTTAGAAGATGGATTTAGAGTTGCAAAAGAAATCGGATATCCAGTTGTTGTAAGACCAGCATATACTCTAGGAGGAACAGGAGGGGGAATTGCAGATAACCCTCAAGAATTAGAGGATATTTTATTAAAAGGATTAAAGCTGTCAAGAGTTGGACAAGTATTAATTGAAAAATCAATCTTAGGATGGAAAGAAGTTGAATACGAAGTAATCAGAGATAAAGATGGAAACTGTATAACTGTTTGTAATATGGAGAATATAGATCCAGTTGGTATCCATACAGGAGACTCTATAGTTGTAGCACCATCTCAAACGCTTTCAGATAGAGAGTATCAAATGTTAAGAACATCAGCATTGAAAATAATAAATGAGATAGGGGTAGTTGGAGGTTGTAACGTTCAGTTTGCTCTTCATCCAAAATCATTTGAATATGCAATTATTGAAATAAATCCAAGAGTTTCTAGATCATCTGCGTTAGCTTCAAAAGCTACAGGATATCCTATAGCAAGAGTTGCAACAAGATTATCTTTAGGATATACATTAGATGAAGTTGTAAATGAAGTAACTGGAAAAACTTTTGCATGTTTTGAACCAGCATTGGATTATATAGTAGTAAAAATTCCAAAGTGGCCATTTGATAAATTTAAGAAAGCTAATAAAAGACTAGGTACGAAAATGATGGCAACTGGAGAGGTTATGGCTATTGGAAATAACTTTGAAGCTGCATTTTTAAAAGGACTAAGATCATTAGAAATTGGAAGATATAATTTAGAGCATCCTGTGGTAGAGAAAATGACTATGGAAGAATTAAAAGAGATAGTTGTAAGACCAGATGATGAAAGAATTTTCGTTGTTGCTGAGATGTTAAGAAGAGGATATGTAAAAGAAAAGTTACAGAAATTAACTGGAATAGATAAGTTCTTTATGGAGAAATTAGAGTGGCTTGTAAAACAAGAAGAGTTAATGAAAAAGATGGAGCTTAAAGATTTAGATGAAAAATTCTTAAAAAATGCTAAGAAAAAAGGATTCTCAGATAAAGGAATAGCTCAGTTGCTAAATGTAACGGAACAAGATATCGCTAGAAAAAGAAGAGATTATGGAATTAAACCAGTTTATAAAATGGTTGATACATGTGCAGGAGAGTTTGCTGCAGATTCATCATACTTTTATTCAACATACGATCAATTTGATGAAGTTGATGTAACAGATAAAAAGAAAGTTATAGTAATAGGATCTGGTCCAATAAGAATAGGGCAAGGAATAGAGTTTGACTACTGTACAGTTCATTCGATAAAAACTTTAAGAAATATGGGAATAGAAAGTATTATTATAAATAACAATCCAGAAACAGTATCTACAGACTTCTCAACTGCAGATAGACTTTACTTTGAGCCATTAGTAACAGAGGATGTTATGAATATCATTGATAAGGAAAAACCAGCAGGAGTAATCATTCAATTTGGAGGTCAAACAGCAATAAAATTAGCTAATGACTTAAGAGATAGAGGAGTTACAATCCTTGGAACTTCAGCAGAGATGGTTGATGCTGCAGAAGATAGAGAAAAGTTTGAAGATATAATGGAAAAATTAGATATAAAAAGACCAAAAGGTAAAGCTGTATGGGATGTTGAGCTTGGAAAGAAAATAGCAGCAGAAGTACAATATCCAGTTTTAGTAAGACCTTCATATGTTCTAGGTGGACAAGGAATGGAGATTTGTCATGATGAATATAATCTTGTAAATTATCTAAAAGCTTCATTTGAAAGAGATCCTGAAAATCCAGTTTTAATAGATAAATATTTAAATGGAATTGAAGTAGAAGTAGATGCGATATGTGATGGTGAGGATATTTTAATACCAGGAGTTATGGAGCACTTAGAAAGAGCTGGAATACATTCGGGAGATTCAATAACAATATATCCACCACAAAATTTATACGAGGGTACAGAAAAGAAAATTGAAGAGATTACAAGAAAAATAGCAAAAGAATTAAAAATAAAAGGTATGATGAATATTCAGTTTATAGCATATGAGAATGAGTTATATGTAATTGAGGTAAACCCTAGATCATCAAGAACAGTACCTTATATAGCAAAAATATCTGGAGTTCCAGTAATTGATATAGCAACAAAAGTAATAATGGGAGAAAAACTTCAAAACTTAGGATTTGGAACTGGTATTTATAAAAAGCCATCTGTAGTTGCAGTTAAAGTTCCAGTATTTTCAACAGAGAAATTATCAGGAGTAGAAGTATCATTAGGACCTGAGATGAAATCTACAGGAGAGGTTTTAGGAGTTGGACATACAGCAGATGAAGCTATATTTAAAGGTCTTTTAGGTGGTGGAAGAGTTCAAAATGTAAGAAATAGAAAAGTTCTTTTAACAATAAGAGATAAGGACAAAGATGAATTTTTACCAGTTGCAAAATCACTTAAAAGCTTAGGTTGTCAACTGTTTGCAACAGAGGGAACTCAGAAATATTTAGCAGAAAAAGGAATTGAAGCAACAGCAGTAAGAAAAATAAATGAAGAATCACCAAATATTTTAGATTTATTAAAAAATAGAGAAGTAGATTTATTAATAAATACTCCAACTAAGGCAAATGATGCTCAAAGAGATGGATTTAAAATAAGAAGAACGGCTATTGAATATGGGGTAGAGGTATTAACTTCGATAGATACTTTAAATGCAATAATAAAAGTTCAAGAATTAAATGTTGATAAGATGGATTTAGATGTATTTGATATAGCACAAATATAA
- a CDS encoding carbamoyl phosphate synthase small subunit, which translates to MKGKLILENGMSFDGKIFGELGESVGELVFNTGMTGYQELLTDPSYYGQIVVMTYPMVGNYGINLEDMESSGIKLKGFIIKEDAKLPNNFRCEMTLDGFLRQYNVVGFKGVDTRHLTKIIREEGAMKALITSKDLTQKEIDEHFAKFNNSDAVEKVSTKEIYEIPGPGKRIGVIDFGVKRNILRSFEKRGVHQIVFPWNVTAEELLSHDLDAVFLSNGPGDPAELTGVINEIKKLVGKLPIVGICLGHQLLAWALGGTTTKLKYGHRGCNHPVKDLEKNRIFITSQNHGYVVDKVPESMKVTHINLNDNSIEGMRSEEHRILCVQYHPEAWPGPADSEYLFDDFLKVIEG; encoded by the coding sequence ATGAAGGGGAAGTTAATTCTTGAAAACGGAATGAGTTTTGATGGAAAAATTTTTGGAGAATTAGGTGAAAGCGTTGGAGAGCTTGTATTTAATACAGGAATGACAGGGTACCAAGAGTTACTTACGGATCCATCATATTATGGTCAAATTGTTGTTATGACTTATCCAATGGTTGGAAACTATGGAATAAACTTAGAGGATATGGAATCTAGCGGAATAAAGTTAAAAGGATTTATAATTAAAGAGGACGCAAAGCTTCCAAATAACTTTAGATGTGAAATGACATTAGATGGATTTTTAAGACAATATAATGTAGTTGGATTTAAAGGTGTAGATACAAGACATTTAACTAAAATAATAAGAGAAGAAGGAGCGATGAAAGCTCTAATAACTTCAAAAGATTTAACTCAAAAAGAGATAGATGAGCATTTTGCAAAATTTAATAATAGTGATGCTGTAGAAAAAGTTAGCACAAAAGAGATTTATGAAATTCCTGGACCTGGAAAAAGAATAGGAGTGATAGATTTCGGTGTTAAAAGAAATATATTAAGATCATTTGAAAAAAGAGGAGTTCATCAAATTGTATTTCCTTGGAATGTAACTGCAGAAGAGTTATTATCACATGATTTAGATGCAGTGTTTTTATCAAATGGACCAGGAGATCCAGCAGAGTTAACTGGAGTAATAAACGAAATAAAAAAATTAGTTGGAAAATTACCTATTGTTGGAATATGTTTAGGACATCAGTTATTAGCTTGGGCTTTAGGTGGAACAACAACAAAGTTAAAGTATGGACATAGAGGGTGTAATCATCCAGTTAAAGATTTAGAAAAAAATAGAATATTTATAACATCACAAAATCATGGTTACGTTGTAGATAAAGTGCCTGAATCAATGAAAGTAACACATATAAATTTAAATGATAACTCTATTGAAGGAATGAGAAGTGAAGAGCATAGAATTTTATGTGTACAGTATCACCCAGAAGCATGGCCAGGACCAGCTGATTCAGAATATCTGTTTGATGATTTTTTAAAAGTAATAGAGGGATAA
- a CDS encoding GrdX family protein has protein sequence MDYKIVTNNNKVFNFFKETDNVVYLEGYNIEKVLNFIEQKCLEGHRLLSDPILYNLENLDNPFKSILITDKQIEDNTHSIKIIVGVLDIIKKVNFTPKEVQDEISLEEFRFVDLNLIRDSITKISLL, from the coding sequence ATGGATTATAAAATCGTTACCAATAATAATAAAGTTTTCAATTTTTTCAAAGAAACAGATAATGTAGTTTATTTAGAAGGATATAATATTGAAAAAGTTCTAAATTTTATCGAACAAAAATGTTTAGAAGGACATAGATTATTAAGTGACCCTATTTTATATAATTTAGAAAATCTAGATAATCCTTTTAAATCAATTTTAATAACAGATAAACAAATTGAGGACAATACTCACTCAATTAAAATAATTGTTGGTGTTTTAGATATTATTAAAAAAGTTAATTTTACACCTAAAGAAGTTCAAGACGAAATCTCTTTAGAAGAATTTAGATTTGTTGATTTAAATTTAATTAGAGATAGTATCACAAAAATTAGTTTACTTTAA